The Zobellia alginiliquefaciens genome contains a region encoding:
- a CDS encoding putative porin, with translation MKYFLFIFLMHFSCIQLFAQEDSIPPKREIDTSAVRKMPRRLGPREKEKEPEPEEVTIKDYKIISYARDTTFLDTTLTIQKEYKYNYLRKDDFELMPFANVGKPYNKLGVDFNSNNLYPSLGANALHSNYFEKEDIKYYNVATPMSDLFFKTTFEQGQLLDANLTFNTSRRLNFSIAYKGFRSLGKYQYNQSESGNFRTTTNYVTENGRYSLRAHIAAQDIENEENGGLISAEAQFESGDPEFSDRVKADVRFGDASSKILGKRYFLDHLYKLIRKEKDSSHQEKTSLGIGHQFNYETKYYAFNQTTPNTYYGDNLISPIEDKASLKTMYNQINAEFYNATLGRLQGNISIYNYNYFFNSILIDDNGVEIPSRLKGEEIAVGAEYEKRIKGFQLKATAKYNLSGNLGGNQMNASASYMLNDKHKVTASAFGSSKMPDFNFLLYQSDYRNYNWMNLNSFEKEQTYGLRFDLESELWGNLMVSYSTVDNYTYFGQAPSMAIEEGMENANISPLQENNVLNHTKIKYAKEFKLGKFALNNTVMYQNVSQANQVLNVPEVVTRNTLYFSSDVFKKAMFLQTGITLKYFTSYNMDAYNSLLGEFYLQNDEKLGNFPMLDFFINAKIQQTRIYLKAEHFNSSFSNDNYYAAPNYPYRDFVIRFGLVWNFFS, from the coding sequence ATGAAATATTTCCTCTTCATTTTTTTAATGCACTTTTCATGTATTCAACTCTTCGCACAAGAAGATTCTATTCCTCCTAAGAGAGAAATAGATACTTCAGCTGTACGGAAAATGCCCAGAAGGTTAGGACCAAGGGAAAAAGAAAAAGAACCCGAACCCGAAGAAGTTACTATAAAGGACTATAAAATCATTTCTTACGCTAGGGATACTACTTTTTTAGACACCACGCTAACAATTCAAAAGGAGTACAAATACAACTATTTAAGAAAGGACGATTTTGAACTTATGCCTTTTGCCAATGTTGGAAAGCCGTACAATAAATTAGGGGTTGATTTTAATTCCAATAATTTATACCCATCCCTTGGCGCAAATGCACTTCATAGCAACTATTTTGAGAAAGAGGACATAAAATACTACAATGTAGCCACCCCAATGTCTGACCTGTTTTTTAAAACTACGTTTGAGCAGGGGCAGTTGTTAGATGCCAATTTAACGTTCAATACATCAAGAAGACTCAATTTTTCAATAGCCTATAAAGGTTTTCGGTCTTTAGGAAAGTACCAGTACAATCAATCTGAATCCGGTAATTTTAGGACCACTACAAACTATGTAACGGAAAATGGTAGATACAGTCTTCGTGCCCATATAGCCGCACAAGATATTGAGAATGAAGAAAACGGCGGACTTATAAGTGCCGAGGCACAGTTTGAATCCGGTGATCCAGAGTTTAGTGATAGGGTCAAGGCAGATGTACGCTTTGGTGATGCATCAAGTAAAATATTGGGTAAGCGCTACTTTTTAGACCACTTGTATAAGTTGATAAGAAAAGAAAAGGATTCTAGTCATCAAGAGAAAACCTCCTTGGGAATAGGGCATCAGTTTAATTACGAAACCAAGTACTATGCTTTTAATCAAACCACTCCAAATACATATTACGGAGATAATTTGATATCGCCAATTGAAGATAAAGCCAGTTTAAAAACCATGTACAACCAAATCAATGCAGAGTTTTATAATGCAACGCTTGGTAGGCTGCAGGGTAATATTTCAATTTACAACTACAATTATTTTTTCAATAGTATTTTAATTGATGATAACGGGGTAGAAATACCAAGTAGGCTAAAAGGGGAAGAAATTGCTGTTGGTGCGGAATATGAAAAACGGATTAAAGGCTTTCAATTAAAGGCAACGGCAAAATATAATTTGTCCGGTAATCTTGGGGGTAACCAGATGAACGCTTCTGCATCTTATATGTTAAACGATAAACATAAGGTAACGGCATCTGCTTTTGGGTCATCTAAAATGCCGGATTTTAATTTCTTGCTCTATCAAAGTGATTATAGGAATTACAATTGGATGAATCTAAACAGTTTTGAGAAAGAACAGACCTATGGGTTACGCTTTGATTTAGAATCTGAGTTATGGGGTAACCTTATGGTGAGTTATTCTACCGTAGATAATTATACCTATTTCGGTCAGGCGCCGTCCATGGCAATAGAGGAAGGTATGGAGAACGCCAATATAAGTCCGTTGCAGGAAAACAATGTGCTCAACCACACCAAGATTAAATATGCCAAAGAGTTTAAGTTAGGAAAGTTTGCATTGAACAATACGGTAATGTACCAGAATGTATCTCAGGCCAATCAAGTGCTCAATGTGCCCGAAGTAGTAACTAGAAACACACTGTATTTTTCTTCGGATGTTTTTAAGAAAGCCATGTTTTTGCAGACAGGAATTACATTAAAGTATTTTACGTCCTATAATATGGATGCGTATAATTCGCTATTAGGTGAGTTCTACCTTCAAAATGATGAGAAATTGGGTAATTTCCCAATGTTAGATTTCTTTATCAATGCAAAGATTCAGCAAACTAGGATTTATTTAAAGGCAGAACATTTTAATTCTTCTTTTAGTAATGATAATTATTACGCTGCACCAAACTATCCGTATCGCGATTTTGTAATTCGTTTTGGCTTGGTATGGAATTTCTTCTCGTAA
- a CDS encoding ribonuclease HII, giving the protein MLKLYHQLSVNEAGTDEAGRGCLAGPVTAAAVILPEGFTNSVLNDSKLLTHTKRDLLRPIIESDCSAFGVAHIFPEKIDEINILNASILAMHKAIEQLITSPEFIIVDGNRFKPYGDIPHECIIKGDGKYMNIAAASVLAKTYRDAYMEKLHEEFPMYNWKKNKGYPTKEHREAIKKYGITKYHRKSFRLLPEQLELDL; this is encoded by the coding sequence ATGTTGAAGTTATATCATCAATTATCAGTAAACGAAGCCGGAACCGATGAAGCGGGAAGAGGTTGCTTGGCCGGTCCTGTTACTGCAGCTGCAGTAATCTTGCCCGAAGGTTTTACCAATAGTGTGCTAAATGACTCCAAATTACTAACGCATACCAAACGTGATTTGCTCAGGCCAATTATAGAGTCTGACTGCTCCGCCTTTGGGGTTGCCCATATTTTTCCTGAAAAAATTGATGAGATAAATATTTTAAACGCCTCCATACTTGCCATGCATAAGGCGATAGAACAACTTATAACTTCCCCTGAATTTATTATTGTGGACGGCAATAGATTTAAGCCTTATGGAGATATTCCACATGAATGTATTATAAAGGGTGACGGCAAATACATGAATATTGCCGCTGCATCCGTTTTAGCCAAAACATACCGTGATGCATACATGGAAAAACTTCACGAAGAGTTCCCCATGTACAACTGGAAAAAGAACAAGGGCTATCCTACTAAAGAACATCGCGAAGCTATTAAGAAATATGGCATCACTAAATATCATCGCAAGAGCTTTCGTTTGCTTCCGGAACAGTTAGAACTAGATTTGTAA